AGACCCCCGGAGAGCGCACGATCGACGTGCACGTGCGTCGACTGCGCGCCAAGCTCGGCCGCTACGAGGACATCGTCCGCACTGTTCGCGGCATCGGCTACCGGTTCGACCGCCACGCCGACGTCGTCATCCGGTACGGCCACGGCACCCCGTCACCCGACCGCTTCTGACCCGCGTCGCGCAGATTCGCCGTGGTCGCACCTCAGTCGTGAGGGCGGTGTCAGCGCCGCCGCGTAGGGTGGGCGCATGACCCTGACAGCCGATCCCGCCGCGGCCGGTGCCGCGCGCGCGAGCGCGGCGCAGGAGACGGTCTATCGCCCCTCGTACGACCTCGATCTCGGTCGCACGGTCGGCGTGCTGCGCCGCGGGGGAACCGACCCGACGACCGTCGTCGAGGGCCCCGTGATCTGGCGGGCCGTGCGCACGCCGCTCGGCACGGCGACTCTCGCGCTGCGGTCGATCGGCGGCCAGGTCAGGGCCACCGCGTGGGGAGCCGGAGCCGCCGTGGCACTCGACCGAGTGCCCGAGCTGTGCGGCGCGCGCGACGATCCCACAGGCTTCGACGCGTCGCGGCATCCGCTCATCGCCGAGGTCGCCCGGCGCCATCCCGGCATCCGTCTCACGCGCACCGATGAGATCTTCGACGCGCTCGTCGGCTCGATCCTCGAGCAGAAGGTCACGGCGGTGCAGGCGTTCGGCGCCTGGCGGTTCCTGGTGTCGCGCTTCGGAGAACGCGCGCCGGGTCCCACTCCGCGCCCGATGTTCGCTCCTCCCCCGGCATCCGTCTGGCGGACCGTCCCGTCCTGGTCCTGGCATCGTGCGGGCGTGGAGCCGCCGCAGTCCCAGACGATCGTGCGATCGGCCCGACGCGGCGACAGCATCGAGCGGGCCGTCCGCGCCGCATCGACCGGACCGGACCGCGACCGCGTGCTCAGCAGCCTTCCGGGGGTCGGCGCGTGGACCTCGGCCGAGACCCGTATCCGGGCGCTCGGCGATCCGGATGCCGTGAGCGTCGGCGACTTCCATCTGGCGCACGAGGTGGGCTACGTCCTCGCCGGCGCGCGCACCGACGACGACGGGATGCTGGAGCTCCTCGCTCCGTGGGCGGGCCATCGCCAGCGCGTGATCCGGCTGATCTACGCCAGCGGGGTGAAGGAGCCGCGCCGCGGTCCGCGCCTCGCACCGGAGAACCATCGCGACCGCTGAATCGGCACCCTCCATGGGACAGGATCTAGGCTGAGGCCATGTCCCGCACCGCGCTCCGCGTCTCCGTCACCGTCGGCCTGCTGATCTTGGGCGTCGTCATCGGGCTGATCTTCCAGAACGTCTGGCTCGGCGTGCTGCTCGCCGCGATCGTCTGGCTCGGCTGGTTCCTCGGCTACGAGTCGCGGCGCGGGAACAACGCCGGTGTCAACGACGAGGACCACGGCATCGAGCTCTGAGTCGCGCTCGGGTGCGTCAGTAGTAGACGGCGAGCGGTCCGGAGGGCCCGTCGATCACGTGCACCGGTGTCTCGAAGACGCGGGTGAGCACGTCGTCGGTCATGATCTCCCCCGGAGCGCCGAACTCCACCACCGCGCCGTCCTTCATGGCGCAGATGTGATCGGCGTAGTGCCCGGCGAAGTTCACGTCATGCAGGACGATGACGATGGTCCGCCCGAGCTCCTCGGCGGCGCGCCGCAGATGCTTCATCATCTGCACCGCGTGCTTCATGTCGAGATTGTTCAGCGGCTCGTCGAGCAGCACGAACTCGGTGTCCTGCGCGAGAACCATGGCGACATACGCGCGCTGGCGCTGTCCGCCGGAGAGCTCATCGAGATAGCGCCCCTCCAGGGCAGCGAGATCCAGGAAGTCGATCGCGCGACTGATGATGTCCTCATCCGCCCGGTTCAGCCGCCCCTTCGAGTGCGGAAAGCGCCCGAAGCCGACGAGCTGACGCACCGTGAGTCGCGTGACGAAGTGGTTCTCCTGCCGGAGGATCGACACCACCTTCGCCAGGTCCTTCGACTTGGTCGAGGCGACGTCGAGACCCGCGATCTCGATGGCACCGGCATCCATCCCGTTCAGACGGCCGATCATCGTGAGCAGTGTCGACTTGCCCGCACCGTTCGGACCGATGAGGGCCGTGATCCCGCCGGCCGGGATCTGGAGGTCGACGGGGCCGATGGCGACCTCGCTGCTGTAGTCCCGGCGGACGCCGTCGAGTGCGATCACAGCCTGCCCTTTCTGAGGATGACGATGAGGAACACGGTGCCGCCGACCAGCTCGATCAGGATCGACACCATCCCCTGCGCGTAGAAGATGTTCTTCATCACGAAGTACGCCCCGGCGAGGATCGTGAACGCCGTGAGCACCGCCACGGGGAAGATCAGGCGGTGGTCGTACGTGTCGGCGAACTGGTAGGCGAGAGTGGCGACCAGGAAGCCGAGGAACGTCATCGGCCCGACCAGCGCGGTGGAGGTGGCCATCAGCACCGCGACGAGGAACAACACGATGAAGAGTTCGCGGCGGTGATCGAGACCGAGCGAGCGCGCAGCATCCGACCCCAGCGCCATCAGGTCGAGGCGTCGCGAACGCAGCCACAGCAGGACGGATGCCGCCACCACGAGCGGGATGGCCAACGGCAGGTACGAGGGGTCGGCGTTCGACACGTTGCCGAACAGCCGCGCGGTGAGCACGTCGAACTCGCTCGGAGTGAGGAGGCGCTGCATGAACGTGGACACGGCCCCGAGCCCGCCTCCGATCACGATGCCGATCAGCAGCATGATCTGCAGGTTGCCGTAGCGTCCGGAGAGCAGCCAGCCGTAGAGCGCCACCGCCAGCCCCACCATGATGGCGACCTGCATCGCGAACTGACCGACGCCCTGGATCGCGACGACTCCGGCCACCCCGAAGAGGTACACGGTCGAGGTCTGCACGACGCGGTACAGGGACTCGAAGCCCATGATCGACGGTGTGATGATGCGGTTGTTGGTGACGGTCTGGAAGCTGACCGTGGCCACCGCCTGGGCGATCGCGACGAGCACCATCACGGTGACGTCGGTCGCCCGATGCTGCGCGATGCGCCAGAACCCCTCGGAGCCCGGCGGCATCGGATTGCCCCAGGCGAGCAGGCCGAACCCGGATCCGACGGCGAGCACGGCCAGGATGGCGACCACGATCACATAGCGGCGACGCGCGCGCGGTGACGTGAAAGCTCCCGCCGATCGCGACGGAATGCCCGCCGGTGCGGTGACCACCAGGCCCTCAGCCACGTCGACGCTGCCTGAGCAGGAGGAGCACGAAGACGACAGCGCCGACGACACCGAGGATCAGGGACACCGGCACCTCGAACGGCATGATGATCGTGCGGCCGATGATGTCGCAGACCGTGACGATCGCGATGCCGAGCAGACACACCCACGGGAGGTTGCTGCGCAGATCATCGCCTCGGACCATCGAGACGACGTTCGGCACGATGAGGCCGAGGAAGGGCAGATTGCCGACGACCACCGTGACGACTCCCGTGGTGATGGCGATGAGCACCGTTCCGAGCAGGATGATCCGGTTGTAGTTCACACCGACATTCGTGGCGACCTCCTCGCCGAGTCCCGCGATCGTCAGGCGGTCCGCGACGATGAACACGATCACGCCGACGAGCGCGACGATCCACAGCATCTCGTACTGCCCGCGCATCACCGACGTGAAGCTGCCGGCGAACCAGACCCCGATGATCTGCAGCGAGTTCGTCGCGAGGGCCAGGTAGGTCGAGACGGCGCCGACCACCGCGCCGAGCATGATCCCGACGATCGGGACGATGAGCGAGGACTTCAGGGCGACGCGGCGGAGGAAGGCGAAGAACACGAGCGTGCCGACGAACGCGGCGAACACCGCGCCCGCCATGCGCAGCGGAAGCGAGGGTTGCGGCACGAGGACCATCACGGCGAGAAGGCCGAGTCCCGCCCACTCGGTGGTGCCGGTGGTGGTCGGCTCGACGAAGCGGTTCTGGGTGAGCAGCTGCATCACGAGTCCCGCCATGGCCATGGCTGCGCCGGCGAGCACGAGGGCGATCGTGCGGGGGACGCGTGTGATCTGGAACATCTCGGCACCGTCGCCGGCGCCCGCGATGTCGTAGACGCCGGTGAACAGCGAGATGACGAGCAGGACGGCGACCGCGAGAACGCCGATCAGCAGCTTCACGTCGAAGAGCCGCCCGGCGTTGCGGGGCGGCGCGGCGAGGCCGACAGAGGTCATGAGGAGGTTCCCTGGTTGTTGCCCTTCGTCTCGCTCCGCGGGTCCTGAGCGAGCGGAGCGAGACGAAGGGCGCTCGACGACCGGCGACTGCTACTTGGCGCCCTCGAGGGCGTCGGCGAGGTCGTTGAAGAACGTCGTGTACGTCTGGATACCCTCGTTCAGGTAGGTGTCCGTGGGCATGTAGACGATCTGCTCGTCCTTCACCGCGGTGACGCCGGCGAGCGCCTCGGAGCTCTCGAGGATCTCGGCCGCCTGCACGTAGTCGGGCGTCTCGGCCGCGAACACGGCGTCGCGGTCGAGGACCAGGATCCAGTCAGGGTTCGACGCGGCGATCGCCTCGACGGAGATCTCATCGCCCTGGTGGTCGTCGGTGGCATCGTCGACCTCGAGCGCGGGGGTGAGACCGAGGATGTCGTACACCGGGCCGAGCGAGCGGCCGACGGTGGGCGCGAGATAGCCGATCTCGCCGCCCGAGGTGTTGACGGCCATGACGGTGTCGGCGTCGTCATAAGCGGCCTTGGCGCGCTCCACGGCGGCGTCGAACTCGTCGACCAGCTTCTTCGCCTCGTCCTGCTTTCCGAAGATCTCGCCGAGGACGGTGATCTGCCGCTTGAGCTCCTCGTCGAAGGGCTCTCCCTCGCGCGGCTCGAGGTCGATGATGGTGGCATCCGGCACGAGGTCGGCGATCGCCGCGTTGTGCTGGGTGAAGCGCTGGCCGCTGATGATCAGGTCGGGCTCGACGGCCACGACGGCCTCGAGGTTCGGCTCGCTGTGCAGGCCGATGTCGACGATCGCGTCGTCCTTCACATAGGAGACGGTGTCCGGCATGAGCGCCACGGCACCGGCGGAGAGCTCCACTCCCCAATCGGACAGGGTCTGGAAGGTGCGGTTGTCAAGCGCGACGACGGATGCCGGCGGGGTCGCGATCTCATGCTCGCCCGTGTTGTCCTCGATCGTGACGGATGCCGGTGCGGCTTGTGTCTCCTCGGGCTCGGCGGCTGCCCCCGAGGCGCAGCCTGCGAGAGCGAGAAGGCCGACGAGGCCGAGGCTCGTGGCGGTGAGAGTTCTGGGCACGGACATGGAGAGACTCCTGTTCTGCGGGATCTGCGCGCACGCGTCGGGGCGCCGGACGGGCGAAGTTAGGGTGACCTTTCCTTCGCCGTGTTTAGGTTAGCCTTACTTTATGAGCGATACGAAATCCGGCTTCTCGATCGAGCGTCGCGGCCTCGATCTGCGCTTCCGAAACGTCACCCTGAGCGCCCGTGAGTGGCTCGCCCCGGACTTCGTGCGGGTGCGGTTGACCGGGTCCGATCTCGCGGGATTCGACTCCCCCGGCTCGGACGACCACATGCGCCTGTTCTTCCCCGCCGGCCCCACGGGCTCGGTCGAGGAGCTGCGCGCCGCCCCCAGTCGCGAGTACACCCCGCTGGCATGGGGCGAGGACTGGCTGGACGTCGAGTTCGCCGTGCACGGCGATGCGGGGGTCGCGGCGCCCTGGGCGGCGAAGGCTCCGCTCG
This genomic interval from Microbacterium sp. LWH11-1.2 contains the following:
- a CDS encoding iron chelate uptake ABC transporter family permease subunit, which translates into the protein MAEGLVVTAPAGIPSRSAGAFTSPRARRRYVIVVAILAVLAVGSGFGLLAWGNPMPPGSEGFWRIAQHRATDVTVMVLVAIAQAVATVSFQTVTNNRIITPSIMGFESLYRVVQTSTVYLFGVAGVVAIQGVGQFAMQVAIMVGLAVALYGWLLSGRYGNLQIMLLIGIVIGGGLGAVSTFMQRLLTPSEFDVLTARLFGNVSNADPSYLPLAIPLVVAASVLLWLRSRRLDLMALGSDAARSLGLDHRRELFIVLFLVAVLMATSTALVGPMTFLGFLVATLAYQFADTYDHRLIFPVAVLTAFTILAGAYFVMKNIFYAQGMVSILIELVGGTVFLIVILRKGRL
- a CDS encoding ATP-binding cassette domain-containing protein; this translates as MIALDGVRRDYSSEVAIGPVDLQIPAGGITALIGPNGAGKSTLLTMIGRLNGMDAGAIEIAGLDVASTKSKDLAKVVSILRQENHFVTRLTVRQLVGFGRFPHSKGRLNRADEDIISRAIDFLDLAALEGRYLDELSGGQRQRAYVAMVLAQDTEFVLLDEPLNNLDMKHAVQMMKHLRRAAEELGRTIVIVLHDVNFAGHYADHICAMKDGAVVEFGAPGEIMTDDVLTRVFETPVHVIDGPSGPLAVYY
- a CDS encoding DNA-3-methyladenine glycosylase 2 family protein, with product MTLTADPAAAGAARASAAQETVYRPSYDLDLGRTVGVLRRGGTDPTTVVEGPVIWRAVRTPLGTATLALRSIGGQVRATAWGAGAAVALDRVPELCGARDDPTGFDASRHPLIAEVARRHPGIRLTRTDEIFDALVGSILEQKVTAVQAFGAWRFLVSRFGERAPGPTPRPMFAPPPASVWRTVPSWSWHRAGVEPPQSQTIVRSARRGDSIERAVRAASTGPDRDRVLSSLPGVGAWTSAETRIRALGDPDAVSVGDFHLAHEVGYVLAGARTDDDGMLELLAPWAGHRQRVIRLIYASGVKEPRRGPRLAPENHRDR
- a CDS encoding iron chelate uptake ABC transporter family permease subunit translates to MTSVGLAAPPRNAGRLFDVKLLIGVLAVAVLLVISLFTGVYDIAGAGDGAEMFQITRVPRTIALVLAGAAMAMAGLVMQLLTQNRFVEPTTTGTTEWAGLGLLAVMVLVPQPSLPLRMAGAVFAAFVGTLVFFAFLRRVALKSSLIVPIVGIMLGAVVGAVSTYLALATNSLQIIGVWFAGSFTSVMRGQYEMLWIVALVGVIVFIVADRLTIAGLGEEVATNVGVNYNRIILLGTVLIAITTGVVTVVVGNLPFLGLIVPNVVSMVRGDDLRSNLPWVCLLGIAIVTVCDIIGRTIIMPFEVPVSLILGVVGAVVFVLLLLRQRRRG
- a CDS encoding ABC transporter substrate-binding protein, giving the protein MSVPRTLTATSLGLVGLLALAGCASGAAAEPEETQAAPASVTIEDNTGEHEIATPPASVVALDNRTFQTLSDWGVELSAGAVALMPDTVSYVKDDAIVDIGLHSEPNLEAVVAVEPDLIISGQRFTQHNAAIADLVPDATIIDLEPREGEPFDEELKRQITVLGEIFGKQDEAKKLVDEFDAAVERAKAAYDDADTVMAVNTSGGEIGYLAPTVGRSLGPVYDILGLTPALEVDDATDDHQGDEISVEAIAASNPDWILVLDRDAVFAAETPDYVQAAEILESSEALAGVTAVKDEQIVYMPTDTYLNEGIQTYTTFFNDLADALEGAK